The genomic interval GCCGAGATTCGGGCGCGCCTGGTCGACGGCGAGATGGAATGGGCCTACACCGGCTTGGCGATTCGCGGCGATTACGGGATTGTCTTCCGCTCGAAATTATCGCGTTCGGGTGACGTTCAGATGGAAGACGCCTGTCCGGACATGCTCGGAAATTGGGAATCGGGCCGCTACGAGGCCTTTACCGTCGACACGCAGGGCGACGCGTCGACGATTGAGAATCTCGGCATGACCTTGCGGGTCGACTCGCAACAGGGCTGCTTGTTTGGTGGGGCAAACGAATGGAGCAACGGGGAGATCGGTGGCTCCGAGCCAGTCCTCGGCGTGCTCTATGCCGATGGCACCAAAAGCTCGGTGGTCGAGATCGGATTACCTCCCAATGGTGGCTCTGCCGGTTTGGTGACCGGTCTTTTTCTTGGCGAGAACCGGATCCGATGGGAATACGCCGGGCTCGCAGTTGACGGCTCGAAAGCCATCGTCTTCGGCGCCTCGATTCGGCGCTGAGCGATGCAGCCGCCTGCCGACGCAAATTGGCAGGCGGCTTTGAAGTCGGCTGCGGCGCGGCAGCGTTGCGCAGTCCGCTTACTCGTAAGTACAGAGGTAGGCGCTATCCACGGCGATCTGCAGGTGGAAGACCTGGCCGGCGGCCACGGTGAACGAATCGCCGGGCTGGAAGTCCTGCCAGGTATCCTCGCCCGGCAGCTTTACGGTCATCAGGCCCGAGACCACGGTGACGACTTCCTTCTTGCTGGTGTCGAACTCGTAGTTTCCGGGTGCCATGACGCCGACGGTGGCGGGCAGGGTGGCTGTCTGGAAGGCGATCGATTTCACCTTCCCGTCAAAATATTCGTTCACTTCCAGCATTGCGGACTCCTTTTCGGGGATCTCTAGCGCAATGGCGGGGATTTGCCATGGGTCGGCCACGGGAAACACCAGCGTAATCGAGGGATTTTCGGTCTGGACAGCCTGAATCGCCAAAATTCCAACTTGAACGGATTTCGGGATTCCTCTAATTTCTTGGCTTGAATTCAGGTTTATCGCGTTGGCGCTCTGAGAACCTGAGCGCGAAAACCCGGCAGTCTACCCCTCAACCAACTCAGCAACCTACTCAGCAACCTACCTATCAACCTACCTACCGACCGGAGAACCGACCCCATGATTTGGAAACCAGGATTTCTTTGCGCGCTCGCCGGCGTGTTTCTCGCCGCCGCTTTCTCGACCCCCTCCAACGCAGCGGAACTTTGCGTCAATCCCGCCGACGTTGCGTGCTACGCGACGATCCAGGAAGCTGTCGATGAAGCCGCGACCGGCGATGTGATCACGATCCATCCCAAGGCCGACGGCAGCGCCTACAACGAGGGCGTCATCGTGGAGACGCCGGGCCTCACCCTCACAGGATCGGTACCGGGGGAATTGGACAAGATTCTCAACCGGGTCGGATTCGGAGGCGTCAAGGCAGCACTTACGCTCAAGGACGACGACGCGAAAACTTGGTTGAAGAATTACGCCAACGGAAAGGAACTGAAAAAAGAAATCAAGACGCTTGCAAAAGTCGCCCGGCAAAAGATCTTCCTCACGACCTGTCCGGGCGTGATGGTCGAGAGTTGCCAGTTGCGGGGCTGCGGTCGCACCGAGGAGCCGCCAAGCGAGAGTGGAATTCGCGTGGAAGCAAACGACACAACTTTGTCGCATCTGTCCATCCGGCACGGGTTGTATGGTGTTGCCATTAACCCCGATGTGACCGGTACGACGATCTCCAATATATGCTTCCGCGCCAATAGCCGGATGATCGGGAGCGCGGTGCCGCGCGACTGGGACTATGATGCCGGCCCCAATGAGCGAGATGTCGTGGGCGGCAACCACAATACGACCATTCGATCGACAGCGCTGCTCAACGCTTCGTCGGAGTACGGGATTCGTATTGTAGGAGATGATGTTGTGATGGAGGAGAATATCCTCGTCAATACCGATGGCATCGAAGTGAAGGGCGAAGATTATCGGATTTCTCGCAACGCCATCGCTGGCACCAACGACTACGAGTGCCTTGATGTCGTAGGGGCGAATGGCGTCATTACCCAGAACCTTCTCCTCGACTGCGAGGGGGCGATCAAGGTCACAGCGTCAGATGACATGGTTGTGCAGGGCAACCTGGTTCTCGGAAGCAAGAGAAGCCGCGAGATGATTCGATTTGGCCGCAACAGTGGTCAGGTCTCGCTTCGGGCAATCATTCGCCACAATGTCCTGAGGCTGGGTACGGAATCGGGGATGGACCTGGATATAACGGGGGCTATTGTCGAAGGAAATCTGGTCGAGTCCGTCGGTAATCGCTCCTACAATGCCGGGATCGAAATGCAGGGAAGCAACAATATCCTTCGCGGAAACCTTCTGCGGACCAACAGCTACAGCGGGATCCACGTTCGCGTGAATGACGGAGATTTCGTGGAAGCGGGACTGCCTCCGGGTTCATGGAACAACGAAATCCGAGACAACTATGTTCTGGGCAATGGTACGAGCGGCATCGTTCTCGGCGTTGGAGAGGACGTGGGGTCGATGGACTCCAGCCCGGCCAAAGTCCAGAACACTCTGATCGCAGATAACTACGTTCAGGGGAATCACGGCGAAGGCGTCGCGATCGCATCGGGCTCGGATCCGGGAGACTCGTGCCCGATCTACTGCGGTTATGACTCGGGGCGCGATGAGTGGAAGCTCTATACCAGCAATGATTCCTCAAGCTGCCAGTATTGGACCAGCAACGATACCAATGCGAGCGGTGGCGTGTGCGTTGTGACGACCGGAGGCTTCACCGAACAAGACTGCGATGATCTGGCATCGGGAAGTTGGGATTCCGGATCGCAGACCTGTCGTTTTGATTTGCCGAACGATGGCGAAGATCGTTGCCTCTGGTTCGGCGGCACCTGGGATGAGGCGGCTTCGTTTTGCGGTTATTCGGAAGCCGCGATTGCGGCCGGGCTGGCCTTGTTGGCGCCGGAAGCGACAACTCTGAGCGGCAATACCATCGTTGGCAACCGCACCGATGTCTGTAACCAGGGGACCGACACCATCATCGAGGGCAATAACACGATCCAAACCGGCGGGATCGATACCGACTGTGTGGTCGAGACAGGTTCTCGTTAGAAACGGCTTTTCCTGATTAGATGGCTCCGCAACCGGGCCCAAAGGCGACGCAGGCGGTGCGAAAATAGGCTTATCTGAAGCTCGATCTGTGGTAGGTGCTGGCGCATGGG from Candidatus Binatia bacterium carries:
- a CDS encoding pyrimidine/purine nucleoside phosphorylase, with protein sequence MLEVNEYFDGKVKSIAFQTATLPATVGVMAPGNYEFDTSKKEVVTVVSGLMTVKLPGEDTWQDFQPGDSFTVAAGQVFHLQIAVDSAYLCTYE
- a CDS encoding right-handed parallel beta-helix repeat-containing protein, with the translated sequence MIWKPGFLCALAGVFLAAAFSTPSNAAELCVNPADVACYATIQEAVDEAATGDVITIHPKADGSAYNEGVIVETPGLTLTGSVPGELDKILNRVGFGGVKAALTLKDDDAKTWLKNYANGKELKKEIKTLAKVARQKIFLTTCPGVMVESCQLRGCGRTEEPPSESGIRVEANDTTLSHLSIRHGLYGVAINPDVTGTTISNICFRANSRMIGSAVPRDWDYDAGPNERDVVGGNHNTTIRSTALLNASSEYGIRIVGDDVVMEENILVNTDGIEVKGEDYRISRNAIAGTNDYECLDVVGANGVITQNLLLDCEGAIKVTASDDMVVQGNLVLGSKRSREMIRFGRNSGQVSLRAIIRHNVLRLGTESGMDLDITGAIVEGNLVESVGNRSYNAGIEMQGSNNILRGNLLRTNSYSGIHVRVNDGDFVEAGLPPGSWNNEIRDNYVLGNGTSGIVLGVGEDVGSMDSSPAKVQNTLIADNYVQGNHGEGVAIASGSDPGDSCPIYCGYDSGRDEWKLYTSNDSSSCQYWTSNDTNASGGVCVVTTGGFTEQDCDDLASGSWDSGSQTCRFDLPNDGEDRCLWFGGTWDEAASFCGYSEAAIAAGLALLAPEATTLSGNTIVGNRTDVCNQGTDTIIEGNNTIQTGGIDTDCVVETGSR